The Rattus rattus isolate New Zealand chromosome 1, Rrattus_CSIRO_v1, whole genome shotgun sequence genome includes a region encoding these proteins:
- the C1H1orf216 gene encoding UPF0500 protein C1orf216 homolog isoform X1, with protein MPVSVESTQIQMFAAIQPGLAEGAQYLGSLPPGVCHPDLQPDSNSNFVESAKDANKNWHGVDPILIRSSSESPSDNQVFQATGLPEAGVRSPPEGAEIPGAEPEKSSDASSVCSPLEDIGYASSSLSISSFSSSAEAGCSTPRGPSPLDPLLPSVAQAVQQLQAQERYKEQEKEKHHVHLVMYRRLALLQWIRALQHQLVDQQARLQESFDTILDNRKELIRCLQHREGPCRHQDQG; from the coding sequence TCCAGATGTTCGCTGCTATCCAGCCAGGACTAGCAGAGGGGGCCCAGTACCTGGGGAGCCTGCCTCCTGGAGTATGTCACCCGGACCTCCAACCAGACAGTAATTCCAACTTCGTGGAGAGCGCTAAGGATGCCAATAAGAACTGGCATGGTGTGGATCCTATTCTGATAAGAAGCTCCTCTGAGTCGCCCTCTGATAACCAGGTCTTCCAAGCCACTGGGCTCCCTGAGGCTGGAGTCCGCAGTCCCCCGGAGGGTGCAGAGATCCCTGGTGCTGAACCAGAGAAGTCGAGTGATGCCAGCAGCGTCTGCTCTCCTCTGGAGGACATCGGCTATGCCAGCAGTTCCTTGAGCATCAGCAGCTTTAGCAGCAGTGCAGAAGCTGGCTGCAGCACCCCTCGAGGTCCAAGCCCCCTGGAtccccttctgccctctgtggcccAGGCCGTGCAGCAGCTGCAGGCTCAGGAGCGCTACAAGgaacaggagaaggagaaacaccATGTGCATTTGGTGATGTACCGTCGCTTGGCGCTGCTCCAGTGGATCCGGGCTCTACAGCACCAGTTGGTTGACCAGCAGGCCCGACTGCAGGAGAGCTTTGACACCATCCTAGACAACCGGAAGGAACTTATCCGCTGTCTGCAACACAGGGAAGGACCTTGCAGGCACCAGGACCAGGGCTGA
- the C1H1orf216 gene encoding UPF0500 protein C1orf216 homolog isoform X2 translates to MFAAIQPGLAEGAQYLGSLPPGVCHPDLQPDSNSNFVESAKDANKNWHGVDPILIRSSSESPSDNQVFQATGLPEAGVRSPPEGAEIPGAEPEKSSDASSVCSPLEDIGYASSSLSISSFSSSAEAGCSTPRGPSPLDPLLPSVAQAVQQLQAQERYKEQEKEKHHVHLVMYRRLALLQWIRALQHQLVDQQARLQESFDTILDNRKELIRCLQHREGPCRHQDQG, encoded by the coding sequence ATGTTCGCTGCTATCCAGCCAGGACTAGCAGAGGGGGCCCAGTACCTGGGGAGCCTGCCTCCTGGAGTATGTCACCCGGACCTCCAACCAGACAGTAATTCCAACTTCGTGGAGAGCGCTAAGGATGCCAATAAGAACTGGCATGGTGTGGATCCTATTCTGATAAGAAGCTCCTCTGAGTCGCCCTCTGATAACCAGGTCTTCCAAGCCACTGGGCTCCCTGAGGCTGGAGTCCGCAGTCCCCCGGAGGGTGCAGAGATCCCTGGTGCTGAACCAGAGAAGTCGAGTGATGCCAGCAGCGTCTGCTCTCCTCTGGAGGACATCGGCTATGCCAGCAGTTCCTTGAGCATCAGCAGCTTTAGCAGCAGTGCAGAAGCTGGCTGCAGCACCCCTCGAGGTCCAAGCCCCCTGGAtccccttctgccctctgtggcccAGGCCGTGCAGCAGCTGCAGGCTCAGGAGCGCTACAAGgaacaggagaaggagaaacaccATGTGCATTTGGTGATGTACCGTCGCTTGGCGCTGCTCCAGTGGATCCGGGCTCTACAGCACCAGTTGGTTGACCAGCAGGCCCGACTGCAGGAGAGCTTTGACACCATCCTAGACAACCGGAAGGAACTTATCCGCTGTCTGCAACACAGGGAAGGACCTTGCAGGCACCAGGACCAGGGCTGA